Proteins encoded within one genomic window of Rhodospirillales bacterium:
- the soxA gene encoding sulfur oxidation c-type cytochrome SoxA, with protein sequence MNAARLFVFIAAFLAVANPPARADDIPLAERRSGYDQMSAALKAMQDDDTANPGMLWVLEGEALWSAKATTAGKACADCHGDGTESMKGVAARHPAYDEKRGQVVNLAGRIEACRVERQGLAPLGPDAKESLALAAYVARQSRNLPITIDEKALATTIAAGRQLFIARQGHLDLSCAHCHEANWGRKLAGLPLSQGHTTGYPLYRLEWQSLGSLYRRLRACLFGMRAAYYPPGATEYLALETYLMWRARGLPMESPAVRP encoded by the coding sequence AACCCGCCTGCGCGCGCGGATGATATTCCCCTTGCCGAGCGTCGCTCCGGTTACGACCAGATGAGCGCCGCACTCAAGGCGATGCAGGATGACGATACCGCCAACCCCGGCATGCTGTGGGTGCTGGAAGGAGAAGCGTTGTGGTCGGCGAAGGCGACCACCGCCGGCAAGGCGTGCGCCGATTGCCACGGCGATGGGACGGAAAGCATGAAGGGCGTGGCCGCGCGCCATCCGGCGTACGACGAAAAACGTGGCCAGGTTGTCAATCTCGCCGGCCGGATCGAGGCGTGTCGCGTCGAGCGCCAGGGCCTTGCCCCGCTCGGGCCCGACGCCAAGGAATCGCTTGCGCTCGCCGCCTACGTCGCGCGGCAGTCGCGCAACCTGCCGATCACGATTGACGAAAAGGCGCTCGCCACGACCATCGCGGCGGGGCGCCAGTTGTTCATCGCCCGCCAGGGACATCTCGATCTGTCGTGCGCCCATTGCCACGAAGCCAACTGGGGCCGAAAGCTCGCCGGGCTGCCACTCTCCCAGGGACACACGACCGGCTATCCGCTCTATCGCCTCGAATGGCAGTCGTTGGGCTCGCTATACCGGCGGCTGCGCGCCTGCCTGTTCGGGATGCGCGCCGCCTATTATCCGCCGGGCGCGACCGAGTATCTGGCGCTGGAAACGTATTTGATGTGGCGCGCGCGCGGCCTGCCGATGGAAAGTCCGGCGGTCAGGCCGTGA